The following proteins are co-located in the Gorilla gorilla gorilla isolate KB3781 chromosome 18, NHGRI_mGorGor1-v2.1_pri, whole genome shotgun sequence genome:
- the SRRM2 gene encoding serine/arginine repetitive matrix protein 2 isoform X9, translating into MYNGIGLPTPRGSGTNGYVQRNLSLVRGRRGERPDYKGEEELRRLEAALVKRPNPDILDHERKRRVELRCLELEEMMEEQGYEEQQIQEKVATFRLMLLEKDVNPGGKEETPGQRPAVTETHQLAELNEKKNERLRAAFGISDSYVDGSSFDPQRRAREAKQPAPEPPKPYSLVRESSSSRSPTPKQKKKKKKKDRGRRSESSSPRRERKKSSKKKKHRSESESKKRKHRSPTPKSKRKSKDKKRKRSRSTTPAPKSRRAHRSTSADSASSSDTSRSRRCTDHSEDTVPAL; encoded by the exons ATGTACAACGGGATCGGGCTGCCGACGCCCCGGGGCAGCGGCACCAACGGCTACGTCCAGCGCAACCTGTCCCTGGTGCGGGGCCGCCGGGGTGAGCGGCCTGACTACAAGGGAGAGGAGGAACTGCGGCGCCTGGAGGCTGCCCTGGTGAAGCGGCCTAATCCTGACATCCTGGACCACGAGCGCAAGCGGCGCGTCGAGCTGCGATGCCTCGAGCTGGAGGAGATGATGGAAGAGCAGGG GTACGAGGAACAGCAAATTCAGGAAAAAGTGGCGACCTTTCGACTCATGTTGCTGGAGAAGGATGTGAACCCTGGGGGCAAGGAGGAGACCCCAGGGCAGAGGCCAGC GGTCACGGAGACTCACCAGTTGGCAGAATTAAATGAGAAGAAGAATGAAAGACTCCGTGCTGCCTTTGGCATCAGTGATTCTTACGTAGATGGCAGCTCTTTTGATCCTCAGCGTCGTGCCCGAGAAGCTAAACAACCAGCTCCTGAGCCTCCCAAACCTTACAG CCTTGTTCGGGAGTCTAGCAGTTCTCGCTCACCAACCCcaaagcagaagaagaagaaaaagaagaaagatagagGACG CAGGTCAGAGAGCAGCTCTCCTCGacgggagagaaagaaaagctcaAAGAAGAAGAAGCACAG GTCAGAATCTGAGTCCAAGAAACGTAAGCATAG GTCTCCCACTCCAAAGAGCAAACGTAAATCTAAGGACAAAAAGCGAAAGCG GTCTCGAAGTACAACACCAGCCCCCAAGAGCCGCCGGGCCCACCGTTCAACTTCTGCTGACTCTGCTTCCTCCTCCGATACTTCCCGCAGTCG GCGCTGCACAGACCATTCGGAAGACACGGTCCCTGCCCTCTAG